One region of Peromyscus eremicus chromosome 4, PerEre_H2_v1, whole genome shotgun sequence genomic DNA includes:
- the LOC131909330 gene encoding olfactory receptor 4C15-like encodes MQNQSFVTEFIILGLSQNPKVEKILFVCFLLVYLATVGGNMIIVVTIIYSPSLLGSPMYFFLAFLSFLDACVSSTVTPKMLIDFLSEKKIISFECCMTQLFSVHFFSGAEMVVLAAMAYDRYVAICKPLHYSSILTRRLCSILVAICWAGGFLHSIVQIIFILQLPLCGPNVIDHYMCDLFPLLKLACTDTHIFVLLVFASSGAICIIIFSLLLVSYVVILFSLRAHSSEGRRKALSTCGAHVTVVVLFLVPCILIYARDTSAFSFEKNTLIFVNVLTPLLNPMVYTFRNKEMINAMRKMWKRLKVIFVRL; translated from the coding sequence ATGCAAAACCAGAGTTTTGTCACTGAATTCATAATATTGGGCCTTTCTCAGAACCCAAAAGTTGAGAaaatactgtttgtttgttttttgttggtttacCTTGCAACTGTAGGGGGCAACATGATCATTGTGGTGACCATCATCTACAGCCCTTCACTGCTAGGATCCCCCATGTATTTCTTTTTGGCATTCCTGTCCTTCCTGGATGCATGTGTTTCTTCTACTGTCACACCCAAGATGCTTATAGACTTCTTAAGTGAGAAGAAGATCATCTCTTTTGAATGTTGCATGACACAATTGTTTTCAGTTCATTTCTTCTCGGGGGCAGAAATGGTTGTCCTAGCAGCCATGGCCTATGACCGTTACGTGGCCATTTGCAAGCCCTTGCATTACTCTTCCATCCTTACCCGGAGGCTCTGTAGTATTTTGGTGGCAATATGCTGGGCAGGAGGCTTCTTGCATTCTATTGTACAAATTATCTTCATATTGCAGCTGCCTTTATGTGGACCCAATGTCATTGATCATTACATGTGTGACTTGTTTCCATTGCTGAAGCTTGCCTGCACTGACACTCATATATTTGTCCTTTTGGTGTTTGCCAGCAGTGGGGCTATCTGCATCATCATCTTCTCCTTATTGCTTGTCTCCTATGTTGTCATCTTGTTCTCTCTGAGAGCCCACAGTTCTGAAGGTCGTCGTAAAGCTCTTTCCACTTGTGGAGCCCACGTTACTGTTGTGGTTTTGTTCCTTGTTCCGTGCATATTAATATATGCACGGGATACATCTGCATTCTCCTTTGAGAAGAACACACTTATATTTGTCAACGTCCTGACACCATTGCTCAATCCTATGGTTTACACATTCAGGAATAAGGAAATGATAAATGCCATG